From a region of the Alnus glutinosa chromosome 1, dhAlnGlut1.1, whole genome shotgun sequence genome:
- the LOC133858372 gene encoding uncharacterized protein LOC133858372, whose amino-acid sequence MSLLGFQLIRLSIRSRTGATTARSPSWSTGRFSKESREDFYTAAIWLHRYHPETLAYNVGAFSKFGCLKDLLEILYLILNGPQVRHNQIMERDRVMRDGQRRFTAKRIMQRDLLHILMLKKMNSKEIQIRMREQEKRIKSKVMQKRRVTHLRNEKRIMTSKNEKRIMMAKKVTESYNYDPKYRFLHDQISSLFAKLLKADLEYLISGQLTKISLASKWCPSLDSSYDRSTLLCESVARKLLPRESCPEYRGLDESHYIYRVRNRLRKEVLVPLRRALELPEIYMSAEQWNLVRYDRIASNAMRTYKGLFYKHDRDGFLQLLQNVQYPKMPKTTTKELLPDEILSLLLGCDSGRS is encoded by the exons ATGAGTCTCCTTGGTTTTCAACTCATTCGCTTGTCCATTAGATCAAGGACTGGAGCTACTACAGCCAG AAGTCCCTCGTGGAGCACTGGTCGTTTTAGCAAAGAAAGCAGAGAGGATTTCTACACAGCAGCTATATGGCTCCACCGATACCACCCTGAAACATTAGCATACAACGTGGGGGCATTTTCCAAATTCGGGTGTTTAAAAGACTTGCTGGAAATTCTCTACCTGATTCTCAATGGGCCACAAGTTCGGCACAACCAAATTATGGAGAGGGATAGGGTTATGAGAGACGGACAGAGAAGATTTACGGCAAAGAGAATAATGCAAAGAGACCTACTCCATATATTGATGCTGAAGAAAATGAATTCTAAAGAAATACAGATAAGGATGAGAGAGCAAGAAAAGAGAATAAAGTCTAAAGTAATGCAGAAAAGAAGGGTCACACATTtgagaaatgagaaaagaattaTGACGTCaaagaatgagaaaagaatTATGATGGCAAAGAAGGTCACTGAGAGTTACAACTACGATCCAAAATACCGTTTCTTACACGACCAGATTTCCAGTCTTTTTGCAAAGCTACTTAAGGCCGACCTTGAGTACTTGATTTCTGGGCAGCTAACAAAAATCAGTTTGGCTTCAAAATGGTGCCCTTCTCTTGACTCATCTTATGACCGTTCAACTTTACTTTGTGAGAGTGTTGCAAGGAAACTTCTTCCACGTGAATCTTGTCCTGAATACAGAGGGCTGGATGAGTCCCATTATATTTACAGAGTTCGAAATCGATTACGGAAAGAAGTTTTGGTCCCGCTTCGTAGAGCCCTAGAGTTGCCAGAAATTTACATGAGTGCGGAGCAGTGGAACTTGGTTCGATATGATCGGATTGCATCTAATGCCATGAGAACTTACAAGGGATTGTTTTATAAACACGATCGCGATGGGTTTTTGCAACTCCTTCAGAATGTGCAGTACCCTAAAATGCCAAAAACCACTACCAAAGAATTGCTCCCTGATGAGATATTAAGTCTCTTATTAGGTTGTGATAGTGGTCGATCATGA
- the LOC133858601 gene encoding uncharacterized protein LOC133858601, giving the protein MAQFIVFVMVMHISVAEVVRLRKIYWLLIWGGGQLRKIRHPDDSFTGKLTQFGGRLALIEDFPSPKSSFSFGSQKGPDEVEYDKLRIWILDDYKNPKWIKETIHLPFDWMRSNHLIAFDYNTGEMMLKSQGVAAHSLDSLYFIYYNTKTGTFRREEVTGFPNLYWIEDDEEDCFYFGVEEVNFDDEMERQKSF; this is encoded by the coding sequence ATGGCGCAATTCATTGTATTTGTGATGGTGATGCACATTTCAGTAGCAGAAGTTGTCCGTCTGAGAAAAATATATTGGCTTTTGATATGGGGGGGGGGGCAACTCAGAAAGATTCGGCATCCTGATGATTCGTTCactggaaagctaactcaatttgGTGGACGTTTGGCTTTGATAGAAGACTTCCCTTCGCCGAAGTCATCTTTTTCATTCGGGTCGCAGAAGGGGCCCGATGAGGTGGAGTACGACAAGTTGCGGATATGGATATTGGATGACTACAAGAATCCCAAGTGGATTAAGGAAACAATTCATTTACCTTTTGATTGGATGAGGTCTAACCATCTTATTGCCTTCGACTATAACACCGGCGAGATGATGTTAAAATCGCAGGGTGTAGCGGCGCACTCTCTGGATAGTCTATACTTTATCTATTATAATACAAAGACGGGAACTTTTAGGCGGGAGGAAGTCACCGGATTCCCCAATTTATATTGGATCGAGGACGACGAGGAggattgtttttattttggagTTGAAGAAGTTAATTTCGATGACGAGATGGAGAGGCAGAAAAGTTTCTAA
- the LOC133864727 gene encoding flavonoid 3',5'-methyltransferase-like isoform X2: protein MATESLKIILKSQALQKYIFETCAYPREHEQLKELREASVKKYPFLVMNVPVDEGILLSMLLKIMNAKKTLEVGVFTGYSLLCTALALPADGKIIAVDPNREAYEVGLPFIQKAGVEHKINFIQLDASSVLNDLIANGKQEGSFDFVFVDANKEDYMKYHEMLLKLVKIGGIIAYDNTLWFGSVAVPEEDETDEWIRQVRKYIVELNIFLATDPRIESSLISIGDGLTLCRRLY from the exons ATGGCAACCGAATCATTGAAGATCATCCTCAAAAGCCAAGCCCTTCAAAAG TACATTTTCGAAACATGTGCTTACCCCAGAGAGCACGAGCAATTGAAGGAACTCAGAGAGGCCTCAGTCAAGAAATATCCGTTTCT TGTGATGAATGTGCCCGTAGATGAAGGAATACTCCTCTCCATGCTCCTAAAAATCATGAATGCGAAGAAGACATTAGAGGTTGGAGTCTTTACCGGTTACTCTCTTCTTTGTACTGCTCTAGCACTACCAGCTGATGGCAAG ataatAGCCGTTGATCCAAACAGGGAAGCATATGAAGTTGGATTGCCATTTATTCAGAAGGCTGGAGTGGAGCACAAGATTAATTTCATCCAGTTGGACGCATCCTCAGTTCTAAATGATTTAATTGCCAAT GGCAAACAAGAAGGGAGctttgattttgtatttgtGGATGCTAACAAGGAAGACTACATGAAATATCACGAGATGCTTCTGAAACTGGTTAAGATTGGTGGAATAATTGCATACGATAATACCTTGTGGTTTGGGTCAGTGGCAGTCCCTGAGGAGGATGAGACGGACGAATGGATAAGACAAGTTAGAAAATATATTGTAGAGTTGAACATCTTTCTAGCAACTGATCCTCGTATCGAATCATCCCTCATTTCTATTGGTGATGGCCTCACCCTCTGCAGGCGCCTCTATTAG
- the LOC133864727 gene encoding flavonoid 3',5'-methyltransferase-like isoform X1: MATESLKIILKSQALQKYIFETCAYPREHEQLKELREASVKKYPFLSVMNVPVDEGILLSMLLKIMNAKKTLEVGVFTGYSLLCTALALPADGKIIAVDPNREAYEVGLPFIQKAGVEHKINFIQLDASSVLNDLIANGKQEGSFDFVFVDANKEDYMKYHEMLLKLVKIGGIIAYDNTLWFGSVAVPEEDETDEWIRQVRKYIVELNIFLATDPRIESSLISIGDGLTLCRRLY; this comes from the exons ATGGCAACCGAATCATTGAAGATCATCCTCAAAAGCCAAGCCCTTCAAAAG TACATTTTCGAAACATGTGCTTACCCCAGAGAGCACGAGCAATTGAAGGAACTCAGAGAGGCCTCAGTCAAGAAATATCCGTTTCT TAGTGTGATGAATGTGCCCGTAGATGAAGGAATACTCCTCTCCATGCTCCTAAAAATCATGAATGCGAAGAAGACATTAGAGGTTGGAGTCTTTACCGGTTACTCTCTTCTTTGTACTGCTCTAGCACTACCAGCTGATGGCAAG ataatAGCCGTTGATCCAAACAGGGAAGCATATGAAGTTGGATTGCCATTTATTCAGAAGGCTGGAGTGGAGCACAAGATTAATTTCATCCAGTTGGACGCATCCTCAGTTCTAAATGATTTAATTGCCAAT GGCAAACAAGAAGGGAGctttgattttgtatttgtGGATGCTAACAAGGAAGACTACATGAAATATCACGAGATGCTTCTGAAACTGGTTAAGATTGGTGGAATAATTGCATACGATAATACCTTGTGGTTTGGGTCAGTGGCAGTCCCTGAGGAGGATGAGACGGACGAATGGATAAGACAAGTTAGAAAATATATTGTAGAGTTGAACATCTTTCTAGCAACTGATCCTCGTATCGAATCATCCCTCATTTCTATTGGTGATGGCCTCACCCTCTGCAGGCGCCTCTATTAG
- the LOC133864716 gene encoding probable arabinosyltransferase ARAD1 — protein MFGKAAISLIFVVLLLISYSIFMGTVDFRSYFFPLIQSPAGARSLCATTNPPLRVYMYDLPRRYNVGMLDRRNLDQTPVTGRSWPPWPRNSGLKRQHSVEYWMMGSILYEADGGAEEREAIRVSDPEMADAFFVPFFSSLSFNTHGHTMTDPETQIDRQLQIDLLKLLRQSKYWQRSGGRDHVIPMTHPNAFRFLREQVNASIQIVVDFGRHSRIMSNLSKDVVSPYVHVVDSFTDDDTPDPYESRTTLLFFRGRTFRKDEGIVRVKLAKILAGYDDVHYERSVATGENIRASSQGMRSSKFCLHPAGDTPSSCRLFDAIVSHCVPVIVSDQIELPFEDEIDYTQFSIFFSFKEALEPGYMVNQLRRFPKERWIDMWKRLKNISHHYEFQYPPKKEDAVNMLWRQIKHKLPEVKLAVHRSRRLKVPDWWRRRR, from the exons ATGTTCGGAAAAGCCGCAATCTCTCTGATCTTCGTTGTCCTCCTTCTGATCTCATACTCTATCTTCATGGGGACCGTCGATTTCAGATCCTACTTCTTCCCTCTGATACAATCACCCGCGGGTGCGCGCTCCCTCTGTGCAACCACCAACCCGCCTCTCCGGGTCTACATGTACGATCTCCCGCGCCGGTACAACGTGGGCATGCTGGACCGCCGGAACCTGGACCAAACCCCGGTGACGGGCCGTAGCTGGCCACCGTGGCCCAGGAATTCGGGCCTGAAGAGGCAGCACAGCGTGGAGTACTGGATGATGGGATCGATTCTGTACGAAGCAGACGGTGGCGCCGAGGAGAGAGAGGCCATTAGGGTTTCCGATCCGGAAATGGCCGACGCGTTCTTCGTGCCGTTTTTCTCTTCGCTCAGCTTCAACACCCACGGGCACACCATGACGGATCCGGAGACCCAGATTGATCGCCAATTGCAG ATTGATTTACTGAAATTATTGCGGCAATCCAAATACTGGCAACGGTCTGGAGGCAGAGACCATGTGATTCCTATGACACATCCCAATGCATTCAGATTTCTACGAGAACAGGTGAATGCATCTATTCAGATTGTTGTAGATTTCGGCCGCCACTCTAGAATCATGTCAAATCTGAGCAAAGATGTGGTGTCCCCGTATGTGCATGTCGTGGATTCATTTACAGATGATGACACTCCAGACCCATATGAATCTCGCACCACACTTCTTTTCTTTCGGGGGAGGACATTCAGGAAAGAT GAAGGCATTGTTCGTGTTAAATTGGCAAAGATATTAGCTGGTTATGATGATGTTCACTATGAGCGGAGTGTTGCCACAGGTGAAAATATAAGAGCG TCTTCACAAGGAATGCGTTCATCAAAGTTCTGTCTGCATCCTGCGGGAGACACGCCTTCATCTTGTCGTCTGTTTGATGCCATCGTGAGCCACTGTGTTCCTGTCATTGTAAGTGATCAAATTGAGCTCCCATTTGAGGATGAAATTGACTACACCCAGTTCTCTATATTCTTCTCTTTCAAAGAGGCACTGGAACCTGGTTACATGGTTAATCAGCTCCGGAGATTTCCAAAAGAGAGATGGATTGATATGTGGAAGCGGCTTAAGAACATCTCTCATCATTACGAATTTCAgtaccccccaaaaaaagaggACGCAGTCAACATGCTATGGAGGCAGATAAAACATAAGCTTCCTGAGGTCAAACTTGCTGTACATAGAAGCCGGAGGTTGAAAGTCCCAGACTGGTGGCGAAGGAGAAGATGA